One genomic segment of Mytilus trossulus isolate FHL-02 chromosome 4, PNRI_Mtr1.1.1.hap1, whole genome shotgun sequence includes these proteins:
- the LOC134714793 gene encoding uncharacterized protein LOC134714793 isoform X1: MVNIDWLLPIRYHAVFEIYSILLWWQISIQKIGCDALCCRLEIMPSPLFGEDMNITAYVSEVTHDIGIRWTRRDFNTERHNEDQSLMFYGLPFKSEFKHKFTELIGSHTFTFTIHNLTHTDVNKTYKLSYGIDTCEVNLTFVHEPIINDQSAERSRPFKVTMIAGIIATTGTVLCSVLVLFVIVKICRRKRHERRRRMSKIDDPLTENVSVHTTMITET; encoded by the exons atggTTAATATCGATTGGTTGCTTCCTATAAG GTATCATGCTGTCTTTGAGATTTACAGCATCTTGCTGTGGTGGCAGATTTCAATCCAAAAGATCGGCTGTG ATGCGTTATGCTGCAGGCTAGAAATTATGCCGAGTCCGTTATTTGGAGAAGATATGAATATAACAGCATATGTATCAGAAGTCACTCATGATATTGGAATTCGTTGGACTAGGAGGGACTTTAATACTGAACGTCACAATGAAGATCAAAGTTTGATGTTCTATGGGTTACCTTTTAAGAGCGAGTTTAAACATAAATTCACAGAGCTGATAGGATCACATACCTTCACTTTCACCATACACAATCTGACACATACAGATGTAAATAAGACGTACAAATTGTCGTATGGAATTGATACTTGTGAAGTGAATCTTACTTTTGTTCATGAACCTATCATAAATG ACCAGTCTGCTGAAAGGAGTAGACCATTCAAAGTTACAATGATTGCTGGTATCATAGCAACTACTGGAACAGTTTTGTGCTCAGTTTTGGTATTGTTTGTAATCGTGAAAATCTGTAGAAGAAAAAGGCACGAAAGACGTAGACGAATGAGCAAAATAGATG atccACTTACTGAGAATGTATCTGTACATACAACAATGATAACAGAAACGTAG
- the LOC134714793 gene encoding uncharacterized protein LOC134714793 isoform X2, whose product MPSPLFGEDMNITAYVSEVTHDIGIRWTRRDFNTERHNEDQSLMFYGLPFKSEFKHKFTELIGSHTFTFTIHNLTHTDVNKTYKLSYGIDTCEVNLTFVHEPIINDQSAERSRPFKVTMIAGIIATTGTVLCSVLVLFVIVKICRRKRHERRRRMSKIDDPLTENVSVHTTMITET is encoded by the exons ATGCCGAGTCCGTTATTTGGAGAAGATATGAATATAACAGCATATGTATCAGAAGTCACTCATGATATTGGAATTCGTTGGACTAGGAGGGACTTTAATACTGAACGTCACAATGAAGATCAAAGTTTGATGTTCTATGGGTTACCTTTTAAGAGCGAGTTTAAACATAAATTCACAGAGCTGATAGGATCACATACCTTCACTTTCACCATACACAATCTGACACATACAGATGTAAATAAGACGTACAAATTGTCGTATGGAATTGATACTTGTGAAGTGAATCTTACTTTTGTTCATGAACCTATCATAAATG ACCAGTCTGCTGAAAGGAGTAGACCATTCAAAGTTACAATGATTGCTGGTATCATAGCAACTACTGGAACAGTTTTGTGCTCAGTTTTGGTATTGTTTGTAATCGTGAAAATCTGTAGAAGAAAAAGGCACGAAAGACGTAGACGAATGAGCAAAATAGATG atccACTTACTGAGAATGTATCTGTACATACAACAATGATAACAGAAACGTAG